Proteins encoded in a region of the Parerythrobacter aestuarii genome:
- the yihA gene encoding ribosome biogenesis GTP-binding protein YihA/YsxC, giving the protein MIGTPETQEEKDAARLFSGRVEFLLSAPQLKFLPEPTVPEIAFCGRSNVGKSSLLNALTGRKAIARASVTPGRTQELNFFEVGDPTRFRLVDMPGYGFAKAPVKVVEKWKQLVRTYLKGRQVLARTLVLVDSRHGLKDVDREMMKMLDETAVSYRVVLTKADKIKASELEATATKVAEEARKHPAAFPELHITSAEKGLGIAALRAAVVSDAGG; this is encoded by the coding sequence GTGATCGGGACGCCCGAAACGCAGGAAGAGAAAGACGCGGCGCGGCTGTTTTCAGGCCGCGTCGAGTTCTTGCTGTCTGCCCCCCAGCTCAAGTTCCTGCCTGAACCGACAGTGCCGGAGATCGCCTTTTGCGGACGCAGCAATGTCGGCAAGAGCTCGCTGCTGAATGCCCTGACCGGGCGTAAGGCGATCGCCCGTGCGTCGGTAACGCCGGGGCGCACGCAGGAACTCAATTTCTTCGAAGTCGGCGACCCCACCCGGTTCCGGCTGGTCGACATGCCGGGCTACGGCTTTGCCAAGGCCCCGGTCAAAGTGGTCGAGAAGTGGAAGCAGTTGGTGCGGACCTATCTCAAGGGCCGCCAGGTGCTGGCCCGCACGCTGGTGCTGGTCGATAGCCGCCACGGACTGAAAGACGTCGATCGCGAGATGATGAAGATGCTCGACGAGACCGCCGTCAGCTACCGGGTCGTGCTGACGAAGGCCGACAAGATCAAGGCCAGCGAACTGGAAGCGACCGCTACCAAAGTGGCGGAGGAAGCGCGCAAGCATCCCGCCGCATTCCCCGAACTCCACATCACCAGCGCCGAAAAAGGCCTGGGTATTGCCGCCCTGCGTGCCGCCGTGGTGTCAGACGCGGGCGGCTGA
- the yidD gene encoding membrane protein insertion efficiency factor YidD — protein sequence MKTILIWIARGWQLGPSRVLPPTCRYQPSCSQYAIEAVGKYGAIKGGWMALKRIGRCHPWGGHGFDPVP from the coding sequence TTGAAGACTATCCTCATCTGGATCGCCCGCGGCTGGCAGCTCGGCCCTTCGCGCGTGTTGCCGCCGACCTGCCGCTACCAGCCCAGCTGCTCGCAATATGCCATCGAAGCAGTGGGCAAATACGGGGCAATCAAGGGTGGATGGATGGCGCTGAAACGTATAGGGCGCTGCCATCCTTGGGGCGGGCATGGCTTTGATCCTGTGCCGTAG
- a CDS encoding alpha/beta hydrolase, whose product MRGLFALILCCAAMLGAPVSAQGYVVQYTVTEEWVEVPPAPESADRAIAFRRARTPTSIAAYGPFRVLDARRAVLVGVTGPATPSEFKAMLRDYPQIAQLDFLEAPGTDDDRANLATGRLIRAAGIATHVPADGSVRSGAVELFLAGAKRTIDDGAEFAVHSWLDDSGRQADDYAADSPEHAYYLRYYREMGMSAEAARAFYDMTNSVPHETALWLGAQDMRQWLGDSPVDGVVTSKPKSAPESQPRISYLDLGTTNF is encoded by the coding sequence ATGCGCGGTCTGTTCGCCCTCATCCTCTGTTGTGCAGCCATGCTCGGCGCCCCCGTCTCGGCGCAGGGTTATGTGGTGCAATACACGGTGACCGAGGAATGGGTCGAGGTTCCGCCAGCCCCGGAATCCGCAGACCGCGCTATTGCCTTTCGCCGGGCTCGCACGCCCACCTCCATCGCCGCCTATGGCCCGTTCCGCGTCCTCGACGCCAGGCGGGCCGTCCTGGTGGGAGTGACGGGCCCGGCGACTCCTTCGGAGTTCAAGGCAATGCTGCGCGATTATCCCCAAATCGCGCAGCTCGACTTCCTCGAGGCACCCGGCACCGATGATGACCGGGCCAACCTCGCCACCGGCCGGCTGATTCGCGCCGCCGGGATCGCCACCCATGTCCCTGCCGATGGTTCGGTCCGCTCCGGCGCGGTCGAACTGTTCCTGGCCGGGGCGAAGCGCACCATCGACGACGGGGCGGAGTTCGCGGTCCACAGCTGGCTCGACGACAGCGGGCGGCAGGCCGATGACTACGCGGCCGATTCGCCCGAGCATGCCTATTACCTGCGCTATTACCGCGAGATGGGAATGAGCGCGGAAGCTGCGCGCGCCTTTTATGACATGACCAATTCCGTCCCGCACGAGACCGCGCTGTGGCTCGGCGCGCAGGACATGCGCCAATGGTTGGGCGACTCGCCGGTGGACGGCGTCGTGACATCCAAACCCAAGTCCGCCCCTGAAAGCCAGCCGCGCATCAGCTATCTTGACTTGGGGACGACAAACTTCTAG
- the rnpA gene encoding ribonuclease P protein component, which translates to MTDKPAVIRKRADFLAANRGLRVARPGFVLLAHPNGGKGMRYGITVTKKIGNAVARNRMKRRFRELLWEALPLAGLPDHDHILIGREGGIERDFALLREELAIALQRAAEGKGDPRRRPSRGPKGAGR; encoded by the coding sequence GTGACCGATAAACCCGCCGTCATCCGCAAACGGGCCGATTTCCTCGCCGCGAATCGCGGGCTGCGCGTTGCGCGCCCCGGCTTCGTGCTGCTCGCCCACCCCAATGGCGGCAAGGGCATGCGTTATGGCATCACCGTGACCAAGAAGATCGGCAACGCCGTGGCCCGCAACCGCATGAAGCGGCGCTTTCGCGAATTGCTTTGGGAAGCGCTGCCGCTTGCCGGCCTTCCCGACCATGACCATATCCTGATCGGCCGCGAAGGCGGGATCGAGCGCGATTTTGCGCTGCTGCGGGAAGAACTCGCAATTGCCCTGCAGCGCGCGGCCGAAGGCAAGGGCGATCCGCGCCGCAGGCCCAGTCGCGGCCCGAAGGGAGCAGGGCGTTGA
- a CDS encoding cupin domain-containing protein: protein MPKLDLDAIPQTNLTGYPPPYNEPVQGRMYRRLAPATGMTHLRASHVVLKPGAWSSQRHWHRLIDELLVMVSGEAVLVDDAGEQAIRPGDVIAWPAGVENGHHLQNRSDSDCVFVVASAGDYDADGGEYPDIDMVFDPDGYARKDGTRYETDRIP from the coding sequence ATGCCCAAGCTCGATCTCGATGCCATCCCCCAGACCAACCTGACCGGCTATCCGCCGCCCTATAACGAACCCGTGCAAGGCCGGATGTATCGCCGTCTCGCGCCCGCCACCGGGATGACCCACCTGCGCGCCAGCCATGTTGTGCTGAAGCCCGGCGCGTGGTCGAGCCAGCGGCACTGGCACAGGTTGATCGACGAGCTGTTGGTGATGGTTTCCGGCGAGGCCGTGCTGGTCGATGACGCCGGCGAGCAGGCGATCCGCCCGGGAGATGTGATCGCGTGGCCGGCGGGGGTCGAGAACGGCCACCATCTGCAGAACCGCTCCGACAGCGACTGCGTCTTCGTGGTCGCCAGCGCGGGAGATTATGACGCCGATGGCGGGGAGTACCCCGATATCGACATGGTGTTCGACCCCGATGGCTATGCCCGCAAGGACGGGACGCGGTATGAGACGGATCGGATTCCGTAG
- a CDS encoding glutathione S-transferase family protein yields the protein MKLIIGNKNYSSWSLRGWLAAKQSGLHFEEIMVPMFGEEWQQKKLDGEGGLMPSSGKVPILWDGETVVWDSLAIMEYLADKVGRDRFWPKDETARGMARSMVAEMHSSYASLRQECPMNVRQRFSGAKISDATRQDVVRILGLWAEARARFGGGGPFLFGTFGAADIYYAPVVSRFLTYGFGVPGFAEAYMQAMWEHEWLQAWVAAAEDEEWVLEQYEGAATA from the coding sequence ATGAAACTGATTATCGGCAACAAGAACTATTCGAGCTGGTCGCTGCGCGGCTGGCTGGCGGCCAAGCAATCGGGGCTGCATTTCGAAGAGATCATGGTGCCGATGTTCGGCGAGGAATGGCAGCAGAAGAAGCTCGACGGCGAAGGCGGGCTGATGCCGTCCAGCGGCAAGGTGCCGATCCTGTGGGATGGCGAGACCGTGGTGTGGGACAGCCTCGCGATCATGGAGTACCTCGCCGACAAGGTCGGGCGCGACCGCTTCTGGCCCAAGGACGAGACCGCGCGGGGCATGGCGCGCAGCATGGTGGCGGAAATGCACAGCTCCTATGCCTCGCTGCGGCAGGAATGCCCGATGAATGTGCGCCAGCGCTTCAGCGGTGCCAAGATCAGCGATGCCACACGGCAAGACGTGGTCCGAATCCTCGGCCTGTGGGCAGAAGCGCGGGCACGCTTTGGCGGGGGCGGACCGTTCCTGTTCGGAACCTTTGGCGCGGCCGATATCTATTATGCCCCGGTGGTGTCACGATTCCTGACCTATGGTTTCGGCGTGCCGGGCTTTGCCGAAGCCTATATGCAGGCGATGTGGGAACATGAATGGTTGCAGGCATGGGTCGCCGCAGCAGAGGACGAAGAATGGGTACTCGAACAATACGAAGGCGCAGCCACGGCCTGA
- the yidC gene encoding membrane protein insertase YidC encodes MENQRNLILAVVLCGLLIIGYDFAMNRFYPQPEEPVAAATADPVATAGGTTAEPAKHTRTGGLVDPAELAQEKADLKVALKSPDRVKIDSPRVSGSINLVGAQVDDLVLKDYRETVDKDSGPVRLFSPAGTPAQHFAEFGFIANGQRLPANAKWTADGEVLSPGQPVTLSYAGAGGITYTVKLSIDDQYMITAEQSATNAGTGAAVVQPYSLINRTSRTASLDQWIAHSGPMGVFGEAADYDTDYEDVAEAGKVTPEGKAAWTGFTDIYWLSALVPQKDVATSTDFRSLGNELFRADMIYDPVTLGTDQSETRTTQLFAGAKESVVLDQYEEAGIEKFGLSIDWGWFRWFEKPMLWLLRELFNLVGNFGVAIICLTIIIRGLMFPIAQKQFASMAQMKAVQPKMKAIQEKYKDDKQTQQQKIMELYKEEKVNPLAGCLPLLIQIPIFFALYKVLVLAIEMRHQPFYGWLKDLSAPDPAHIFNLFGLLPFDVPTMIAIGPLAVGLGITMWLTFKLNPSAMDPVQQQIFNIMPWVLMFIMAPFAAGLLLYWNTSNILTLAQQKYLYSKHPQLRAAAEAEKAEKAKAQG; translated from the coding sequence TTGGAAAACCAGCGCAATCTGATCCTCGCCGTGGTGCTGTGCGGCCTGCTGATCATCGGTTACGACTTCGCCATGAACCGCTTCTACCCGCAGCCGGAAGAACCGGTCGCAGCGGCTACGGCGGATCCGGTAGCAACCGCCGGCGGGACCACGGCCGAGCCTGCGAAGCATACCCGCACCGGCGGGCTGGTTGATCCGGCCGAACTGGCGCAGGAGAAGGCCGATCTCAAGGTTGCGCTCAAGTCGCCTGACCGGGTGAAGATCGATTCCCCGCGCGTGTCGGGCTCGATCAACCTCGTCGGCGCGCAGGTCGATGACCTCGTGCTCAAGGATTACCGCGAAACGGTCGACAAGGATTCGGGCCCTGTCCGGCTGTTCTCGCCCGCCGGCACCCCGGCGCAGCATTTCGCCGAATTCGGCTTTATCGCCAACGGCCAGCGCCTGCCCGCCAACGCCAAGTGGACCGCCGATGGCGAGGTGCTGAGCCCGGGCCAGCCGGTGACGCTGAGCTATGCCGGCGCCGGTGGCATCACCTATACCGTGAAGCTGTCGATCGACGACCAGTACATGATCACCGCCGAACAGAGCGCCACCAATGCCGGCACGGGTGCCGCCGTGGTCCAGCCCTATTCGCTGATCAACCGGACCAGCCGCACCGCCAGTCTCGACCAGTGGATCGCGCATTCTGGGCCGATGGGCGTCTTCGGCGAAGCAGCCGATTACGACACCGATTATGAAGACGTCGCTGAAGCGGGCAAGGTGACGCCCGAGGGCAAGGCGGCCTGGACCGGTTTCACCGACATCTACTGGCTGAGCGCGCTGGTGCCGCAGAAGGATGTCGCCACCAGCACCGATTTCCGCTCGCTCGGCAACGAGCTGTTCCGGGCTGACATGATCTACGATCCGGTCACGCTCGGCACCGACCAGTCGGAAACCCGCACCACGCAGCTTTTCGCCGGTGCCAAGGAGAGCGTCGTGCTCGACCAGTACGAGGAAGCAGGGATCGAGAAGTTCGGCCTGTCGATCGACTGGGGCTGGTTTCGCTGGTTCGAAAAGCCGATGCTGTGGCTGCTGCGCGAGCTGTTCAACCTTGTCGGCAATTTCGGTGTCGCCATCATCTGCCTCACCATCATCATCCGCGGGCTGATGTTCCCGATCGCGCAGAAACAGTTCGCCAGCATGGCCCAGATGAAGGCCGTGCAGCCGAAAATGAAAGCGATCCAGGAGAAGTACAAGGACGACAAGCAGACCCAGCAGCAGAAAATCATGGAGCTGTACAAGGAGGAGAAGGTCAACCCGCTGGCCGGCTGCCTGCCCTTGCTGATCCAGATCCCGATCTTCTTCGCGCTCTACAAGGTGCTCGTGCTGGCGATCGAGATGCGCCACCAGCCTTTCTACGGCTGGCTCAAGGACCTCTCCGCGCCCGACCCGGCGCATATCTTCAACCTGTTCGGCCTGCTGCCGTTCGACGTGCCGACGATGATCGCCATCGGTCCGCTGGCGGTTGGTCTCGGCATCACCATGTGGCTGACCTTCAAGCTCAATCCCAGCGCGATGGACCCGGTCCAGCAGCAGATCTTCAACATCATGCCGTGGGTGCTGATGTTCATCATGGCGCCGTTTGCGGCCGGCCTGCTGCTTTACTGGAACACTTCGAACATCCTCACCCTGGCGCAGCAGAAATATCTCTATTCCAAGCACCCGCAATTGCGCGCGGCGGCGGAAGCGGAGAAGGCCGAGAAGGCCAAGGCGCAAGGGTAG
- the rpmH gene encoding 50S ribosomal protein L34: MKRTFQPSNLVRKRRHGFFARKATVGGRKVLRARRARGRKKLSA; encoded by the coding sequence ATGAAGCGGACTTTCCAGCCCTCGAACCTGGTGCGCAAGCGTCGCCACGGTTTCTTCGCCCGCAAAGCTACCGTCGGTGGCCGCAAGGTCTTGCGCGCCCGCCGTGCGCGTGGCCGCAAGAAACTTTCTGCGTAA
- a CDS encoding HAD family hydrolase has protein sequence MSEPTSVEEQEGEAPAVKAVVFDVGRVIVQWQLRHLVAKVVETEDEVDWVCSHVITEHWHFQHDAGRPLSEMIPERKALFPSYAEVIDHYAANFTDSIPGPVPGTGTLIERLAAKDVPLFAITNFGADFWQQFLPTEPLLAHMRDIVVSGVERVAKPDPRIFRLAEKRFGFAPESMLFIDDNAANVAGAQALGWRTHHFTAAEALEAELAAHGLI, from the coding sequence GTGAGCGAACCGACCAGCGTTGAAGAGCAAGAGGGCGAAGCGCCAGCGGTGAAAGCTGTCGTGTTCGATGTCGGGCGCGTGATCGTCCAGTGGCAGCTGCGCCATCTCGTCGCCAAGGTGGTCGAGACCGAGGACGAGGTCGACTGGGTCTGCAGCCATGTCATCACCGAGCACTGGCATTTCCAGCACGATGCGGGGCGCCCGCTCAGCGAAATGATCCCCGAGCGCAAGGCGCTGTTCCCATCCTATGCCGAGGTGATCGATCACTATGCGGCGAACTTCACCGATTCGATTCCCGGCCCGGTGCCCGGCACCGGCACACTGATCGAGCGGCTGGCGGCAAAGGATGTGCCGCTGTTCGCGATCACCAATTTCGGGGCCGATTTCTGGCAGCAGTTCCTGCCCACCGAGCCGCTGCTCGCCCATATGCGCGATATCGTGGTGTCAGGGGTGGAGCGAGTGGCCAAGCCCGATCCGCGCATCTTCCGGCTGGCGGAAAAGCGCTTCGGCTTCGCGCCCGAATCGATGCTGTTCATCGACGACAACGCCGCCAATGTCGCGGGGGCGCAGGCGCTGGGGTGGCGCACGCACCACTTCACCGCAGCAGAGGCGCTCGAAGCCGAACTGGCTGCGCACGGTCTGATCTAA
- a CDS encoding winged helix-turn-helix transcriptional regulator, with product MGGEVREPLRELQECGLPEALEVMGERWSFMILRASFNGLHHFEEFLTELGIARNILSNRLSRLVEHGILDREPHPEDRRRIEYRLTSKGFDLLPAMLALRQWGQKYGEDFVTTDPVLVDERDRLPIGPVAILSHDGRLLGPKDLNLIARKDMPEDKRDWQEGILRSNGDAWVDDEGGAAVAAE from the coding sequence ATGGGCGGGGAAGTAAGAGAGCCATTGCGCGAGCTGCAGGAATGCGGCCTGCCGGAAGCGCTGGAAGTGATGGGCGAACGCTGGAGCTTCATGATCCTGCGCGCCAGCTTCAACGGGCTGCATCACTTTGAGGAATTCCTCACCGAACTCGGCATCGCCCGCAATATCCTCTCCAACCGCCTCAGCCGGCTGGTCGAACACGGCATCCTCGATCGCGAACCGCATCCGGAGGATCGCCGCCGCATCGAATATCGCCTTACCTCCAAGGGTTTCGACCTGCTGCCCGCCATGCTCGCCCTGCGCCAGTGGGGCCAGAAATACGGTGAGGATTTCGTGACGACCGACCCCGTCCTGGTCGACGAACGCGACCGCCTGCCGATCGGCCCGGTCGCCATCCTTTCGCACGACGGCCGCCTGCTCGGCCCCAAGGACCTCAACCTGATCGCCCGCAAGGACATGCCCGAAGACAAACGCGACTGGCAGGAAGGCATCCTGCGCAGCAATGGCGATGCATGGGTGGACGATGAGGGCGGCGCTGCGGTGGCGGCGGAGTAG
- a CDS encoding S1/P1 nuclease — translation MGTRTIRRRSHGLIAALLAFLALLAPTGAQAWGFYAHGVTAEIALANIRPETRAKMHRLFKAERLLGVPDCKLKSLVDASTWPDCLRKDYWRWGYTFAWHYRTAPIDEAYNPRSNCSGGNCILAQIERNQRILADESLPDNVRLEALAFMVHFAGDVHMPLHSGDHDDRGGNDRVTAYGIVPGLNLHWIWDGPLAERAITSANPSLVRRYSAAEKAELAGGTPADWGRESWVTSRDFVYPEAFDCTDCSGELPGETALTQEDIERAIPISQRRVTQAGLRIARLLDEAFAPGPLVVDEAS, via the coding sequence ATGGGTACTCGAACAATACGAAGGCGCAGCCACGGCCTGATCGCGGCACTGCTGGCCTTTCTCGCCCTGCTCGCCCCCACGGGCGCGCAGGCATGGGGCTTTTATGCGCATGGCGTGACTGCCGAGATCGCGCTCGCCAATATCCGCCCCGAAACGCGGGCGAAGATGCACCGGCTGTTCAAGGCCGAGAGACTGCTCGGGGTGCCCGACTGCAAGTTGAAGAGCCTGGTCGACGCATCGACCTGGCCCGATTGCCTGCGCAAGGACTACTGGCGCTGGGGCTACACTTTCGCCTGGCACTATCGCACCGCGCCGATCGACGAGGCGTACAACCCGCGCAGCAATTGCAGCGGTGGCAACTGCATCCTGGCCCAGATCGAGCGCAACCAGCGCATCCTTGCCGATGAGAGCCTGCCCGACAATGTGCGGCTCGAAGCACTCGCCTTCATGGTCCATTTCGCCGGCGACGTGCACATGCCGCTGCATTCAGGCGATCATGACGATCGCGGCGGCAACGACCGGGTGACCGCTTATGGCATCGTCCCGGGGCTCAACCTGCACTGGATCTGGGACGGGCCGCTGGCCGAACGTGCGATTACCTCGGCCAATCCCTCGTTGGTGCGCCGTTATAGCGCGGCAGAGAAGGCCGAGCTGGCCGGTGGCACGCCGGCTGACTGGGGCCGCGAGAGCTGGGTGACCAGCCGCGATTTTGTCTATCCCGAGGCCTTCGATTGCACGGACTGCTCGGGCGAGCTGCCCGGCGAAACCGCGCTGACGCAGGAGGATATCGAGCGCGCTATCCCCATCAGCCAGCGCCGGGTGACGCAGGCGGGCCTCAGGATCGCGCGACTGCTCGACGAGGCCTTTGCGCCGGGGCCACTGGTGGTGGACGAGGCGTCCTGA
- the dapE gene encoding succinyl-diaminopimelate desuccinylase gives MSQALAYAKQLIAAPSVTPATGAVFDAMQAMLEPLGFSIHRFTRGEGEEGSDEEAVENLFAIRHGPEGSKHFAFAGHLDVVPPGEGWTSAPFEPEERGELLHGRGAVDMKGAIACMVDAVANVPADAGTISFIITGDEEGPALHGTRALIDYMRGEGIQPDLCLVGEPTSVNRLGDMMKIGRRGSVNIWLEVQGTQGHVAYPHLADNPLPAMVEILRELNNLHLDEGTDWFQPSNLEITEIDVPNRAHNVIPATAKARISIRFNDRHSGASLSKQVIEIAEKHGGSARPVISGEPFLTEPGAFSDMIAAAVKAETGIDPEPSTTGGTSDARFLRSVCPVIEFGLCNATMHKRDEAVAMADLDTLSRIYTRIATAALKA, from the coding sequence ATGAGCCAGGCCCTTGCATACGCCAAGCAATTGATTGCCGCCCCCAGCGTCACCCCCGCCACCGGCGCGGTGTTCGATGCGATGCAGGCGATGCTGGAGCCGCTGGGTTTCAGCATCCACCGCTTCACTCGCGGCGAAGGCGAGGAAGGCAGCGACGAGGAAGCGGTCGAAAACCTCTTCGCCATCCGCCATGGGCCGGAAGGCAGCAAGCACTTCGCCTTTGCCGGGCACCTGGACGTCGTGCCGCCGGGAGAAGGCTGGACCAGCGCGCCGTTCGAACCCGAAGAGCGCGGAGAGCTGCTGCATGGGCGCGGTGCGGTCGACATGAAGGGCGCGATCGCCTGCATGGTCGATGCGGTAGCGAATGTCCCGGCGGATGCTGGCACCATCAGCTTCATCATCACTGGCGACGAGGAAGGCCCGGCGCTGCACGGCACGCGCGCGCTGATCGACTATATGCGCGGCGAGGGCATCCAGCCCGATCTGTGCCTCGTCGGCGAACCCACCAGCGTCAACCGGCTAGGCGACATGATGAAGATCGGGCGGCGCGGCTCGGTCAACATCTGGCTGGAAGTGCAGGGCACGCAGGGCCATGTCGCCTATCCGCACCTGGCGGACAATCCGCTGCCCGCGATGGTTGAAATCCTGCGCGAGCTCAACAATCTCCATCTCGACGAAGGCACCGACTGGTTCCAGCCGTCGAACCTCGAGATCACCGAGATCGACGTGCCCAACCGCGCGCACAATGTCATCCCGGCGACCGCCAAGGCGCGCATCTCGATCCGCTTCAACGATCGCCATTCGGGTGCTTCGCTGTCGAAGCAGGTCATTGAAATTGCCGAGAAGCATGGCGGCAGCGCGCGGCCGGTGATCTCGGGCGAACCGTTCCTGACCGAGCCGGGCGCATTCAGCGACATGATCGCCGCTGCGGTAAAGGCCGAGACCGGCATCGACCCCGAACCTTCGACCACCGGCGGCACGTCGGATGCCCGCTTCCTGCGCAGCGTTTGCCCGGTGATCGAATTCGGCCTCTGCAACGCCACCATGCACAAGCGCGATGAGGCGGTGGCCATGGCGGACCTGGATACGCTAAGCCGCATCTACACACGCATCGCCACGGCAGCGCTGAAGGCTTGA
- a CDS encoding CC_3452 family protein, with amino-acid sequence MTSLAKNTRNATVGALAVFYTALTFGAAVTPAPALAGEGPYYRAEFAQPVEAGTEIVRGTPWTCAGNVCVAPKSNSRPVIVCQRAAGEFGDVTSFTVEGEDLAEDKLAKCQGDD; translated from the coding sequence ATGACTTCTCTTGCCAAGAACACTCGCAACGCCACCGTTGGTGCCCTCGCAGTCTTCTACACCGCGCTGACCTTCGGCGCTGCTGTCACCCCCGCCCCGGCACTCGCCGGTGAAGGCCCGTATTACCGCGCCGAGTTCGCTCAGCCGGTCGAAGCGGGTACTGAAATCGTCCGCGGCACGCCGTGGACCTGCGCCGGCAATGTCTGCGTCGCGCCCAAGTCGAACTCGCGCCCGGTCATCGTGTGCCAGCGCGCCGCCGGTGAATTCGGCGACGTGACCAGTTTCACCGTCGAAGGCGAAGACCTCGCTGAAGACAAGCTGGCCAAGTGCCAGGGCGACGACTGA
- a CDS encoding YifB family Mg chelatase-like AAA ATPase has translation MVALVRTVAYLGLEARAVEVQCSIAPGLPNFNIVGLADKAVGESKERVRASLSSMGLALPPKRITINLSPADLPKEGSHYDLPVALALLAAMGVTDAEQLADFIAVGELALDGRVVPSPGVLLAALHASEQECGLICPAAQGSEAKWASEVPVVAAPDLIGLLNHLKGTSRLPDPPKGEVDEPDHGPDLKQVKGQETAKRALEIAAAGGHNLLMNGPPGAGKSLLASCLPGILPPLSASEALEVSMVQSVAGTLEGGRISRQRPFRAPHHSASMAALTGGGLKVKPGEVSLAHLGVLFLDELPEFQRAVLDSLRQPIETGQVDVARANAHVTFPARVQLVAAMNPCRCGHLGDASLACSRAPKCAIDYQAKISGPMLDRIDLHVEVDPVSAADLALPPPAEGSAQVAARVAQARARQTARFAETGARTNAELDGDGLERFATPDEAGRKLLMQAAEAMRLSARAYTRMLRVARTIADMAGVEQVGRIHVAEALSYRRQAPRA, from the coding sequence GTGGTCGCTCTGGTTCGCACCGTGGCATATCTGGGCCTGGAAGCGCGCGCGGTGGAGGTGCAGTGCTCGATCGCGCCGGGACTGCCAAACTTCAATATCGTGGGCCTCGCGGACAAGGCGGTGGGCGAGAGCAAGGAGCGGGTGCGCGCCTCGCTCAGCTCGATGGGCCTCGCGCTGCCGCCCAAGCGGATCACCATCAACCTTTCGCCCGCTGACCTGCCCAAGGAAGGCAGCCATTACGACTTGCCCGTGGCGCTGGCGCTGCTGGCGGCGATGGGCGTGACCGATGCCGAGCAGCTGGCAGACTTCATCGCGGTGGGCGAGCTGGCGCTGGATGGCCGGGTGGTGCCCTCGCCGGGCGTGCTGCTGGCGGCACTGCATGCCAGCGAGCAGGAATGCGGGCTGATCTGCCCCGCCGCGCAGGGGAGCGAAGCGAAATGGGCGAGCGAAGTGCCGGTGGTGGCCGCGCCCGACCTCATCGGCCTGCTCAACCATCTGAAAGGCACCAGCCGCCTGCCCGACCCGCCCAAGGGCGAAGTCGACGAGCCCGACCACGGGCCGGACCTGAAACAGGTCAAGGGTCAGGAAACCGCCAAGCGCGCGCTGGAGATCGCCGCGGCGGGTGGGCACAATTTGCTGATGAACGGGCCGCCCGGTGCGGGCAAGTCGCTGCTCGCCTCGTGCCTGCCGGGGATATTGCCGCCGCTCTCGGCCAGCGAAGCGCTGGAGGTGAGCATGGTGCAATCGGTGGCGGGGACGCTCGAGGGCGGGCGGATCAGCCGCCAGCGCCCGTTCCGCGCGCCGCATCATTCGGCCAGCATGGCGGCGCTGACCGGCGGCGGGCTCAAGGTGAAGCCCGGCGAAGTCTCCCTCGCGCATCTTGGCGTGCTGTTCCTCGACGAATTGCCCGAATTCCAGCGCGCGGTGCTCGACAGCCTGCGCCAGCCGATCGAGACCGGCCAGGTCGATGTCGCCCGCGCCAACGCCCATGTGACCTTCCCGGCAAGGGTGCAGCTGGTGGCGGCGATGAACCCCTGCCGCTGCGGGCACCTGGGCGATGCGTCGCTCGCCTGCAGCCGCGCGCCGAAGTGCGCCATCGACTACCAGGCGAAGATCAGCGGACCGATGCTCGACCGCATCGACCTGCATGTCGAAGTCGATCCGGTAAGCGCCGCTGACCTCGCCCTTCCCCCGCCCGCCGAAGGCTCCGCGCAAGTCGCTGCGAGAGTAGCCCAAGCCCGCGCCCGCCAGACCGCGCGCTTTGCCGAGACCGGCGCGCGCACCAATGCCGAGCTGGATGGTGATGGATTAGAGCGCTTCGCCACTCCCGACGAGGCGGGCCGCAAACTCCTGATGCAAGCCGCCGAAGCGATGCGCCTCTCCGCCCGCGCCTACACACGCATGCTGCGGGTCGCGCGCACGATTGCGGATATGGCGGGAGTGGAGCAGGTTGGGCGGATACATGTTGCCGAAGCGCTGAGCTATCGGCGGCAGGCACCGAGGGCTTGA